Proteins encoded by one window of Erwinia pyrifoliae DSM 12163:
- the ybcJ gene encoding ribosome-associated protein YbcJ has product MATFSLGDHPHVDLCDLMKLEGWVESGAMAKSVIAEGHVTVNGTVETRKRCKIVAGQKVVFDGNSVTVTA; this is encoded by the coding sequence ATGGCAACTTTCTCTCTGGGCGATCATCCTCATGTTGATCTCTGTGACCTGATGAAGCTGGAAGGCTGGGTAGAAAGCGGCGCAATGGCAAAATCGGTTATCGCTGAAGGCCATGTGACGGTTAACGGCACGGTGGAAACCCGCAAGCGCTGCAAAATTGTCGCCGGTCAGAAGGTGGTTTTCGACGGCAACAGCGTGACCGTGACCGCCTGA
- the adhP gene encoding alcohol dehydrogenase AdhP translates to MKAAVVTHDHQVDVVEKTLRALQHGEALLTMECCGVCHTDLHVKNGDFGDKTGVILGHEGIGVVKSVGPGVTSLKPGDRASVAWFFKGCGHCEYCNSGNETLCREVINAGYTADGGMAEECIVVADYAVKVPDGLDPAVASSITCAGVTTYKAVKISGISPGKWLVVYGLGGLGNLALQYAKNVFNAKVIAVDVSDAQLKFAEEMGADMVINSRNEDAARLIQQRTGGAHAAVVTAVAKAAFNSAVDAMRAGGRIVAVGLPPESMSLNIPRLVLDGIQVVGSLVGTREDLAEAFQFAAEGKVVPKVTRRPLQDINAIFHEMESGKIVGRMVIDFNSTH, encoded by the coding sequence ATGAAAGCTGCTGTCGTCACTCACGATCATCAGGTTGATGTGGTAGAGAAAACCCTCCGCGCGCTGCAGCATGGCGAAGCCCTGCTCACTATGGAGTGTTGCGGGGTCTGTCACACCGACCTGCACGTCAAAAACGGAGATTTCGGCGATAAAACCGGCGTTATCCTTGGGCACGAAGGGATTGGCGTAGTCAAATCTGTCGGTCCGGGCGTGACCTCCCTCAAGCCCGGCGACCGTGCCAGCGTGGCGTGGTTTTTCAAAGGCTGCGGCCATTGTGAATACTGCAACAGCGGCAATGAAACCCTGTGCCGAGAGGTGATCAACGCCGGTTATACCGCCGATGGCGGCATGGCCGAAGAGTGTATCGTGGTGGCGGATTATGCCGTTAAGGTGCCTGACGGTCTCGATCCTGCGGTCGCCAGCAGCATTACCTGCGCCGGTGTCACTACCTACAAGGCGGTGAAAATCTCCGGTATTTCTCCCGGAAAATGGCTGGTTGTCTATGGCCTTGGCGGTCTGGGCAATCTGGCGCTGCAGTACGCAAAAAATGTGTTTAATGCCAAAGTCATCGCCGTTGACGTCAGCGATGCCCAGCTGAAATTTGCCGAAGAGATGGGGGCCGATATGGTGATCAACTCGCGTAATGAAGACGCGGCACGGCTGATCCAGCAACGCACGGGGGGCGCACATGCTGCCGTGGTAACAGCCGTTGCCAAAGCGGCGTTTAATTCTGCGGTGGATGCGATGCGCGCAGGTGGCCGTATTGTGGCAGTGGGCCTGCCGCCGGAATCGATGAGCCTGAATATCCCGCGTCTGGTGCTGGACGGCATCCAGGTCGTCGGCTCGCTGGTCGGCACGCGTGAAGATTTAGCTGAAGCTTTCCAGTTCGCGGCTGAAGGCAAAGTTGTACCCAAAGTCACTCGCCGCCCGCTGCAGGACATCAACGCGATCTTCCATGAAATGGAAAGCGGAAAAATCGTTGGCCGCATGGTGATTGATTTTAACAGTACCCATTAA
- the folD gene encoding bifunctional methylenetetrahydrofolate dehydrogenase/methenyltetrahydrofolate cyclohydrolase FolD — MVAKIIDGKTIAQQVRNEVAGLVQQRLAAGKRAPGLAVVLVGENPASQIYVGSKRRACEEVGFLSRSYDLPASTSEAQLLDLISELNDDADIDGILVQLPLPAGIDNTKVLEHISPAKDVDGFHPYNVGRLCQRAPTLRPCTPRGIVTLLERYQIDTFGLNAVVVGASNIVGRPMSMELLLAGCTTTVTHRFTKNLRQHIENADLLVVAVGKPGFIPGEWIKPGAIVIDVGINRLESGKVVGDVDFDQASTRAAWITPVPGGVGPMTVATLIQNTLQACESNDDGVSA; from the coding sequence ATGGTAGCAAAAATTATTGATGGTAAAACGATTGCGCAGCAGGTGCGCAATGAAGTTGCCGGGTTAGTTCAGCAGCGTCTGGCTGCCGGAAAGCGAGCGCCAGGTCTGGCCGTAGTGCTGGTTGGTGAAAACCCGGCTTCACAGATATATGTCGGCAGTAAACGTCGTGCCTGTGAAGAGGTTGGATTCCTTTCGCGCTCGTACGATCTGCCCGCCAGCACCAGCGAAGCGCAGCTGCTGGATCTGATTAGCGAGCTGAATGATGACGCAGACATTGACGGTATCCTGGTGCAGCTGCCGCTGCCTGCCGGTATCGACAATACCAAAGTACTTGAGCATATCTCCCCCGCCAAGGATGTCGACGGCTTCCATCCTTATAATGTAGGCCGCCTGTGCCAGCGCGCACCGACGCTGCGCCCGTGCACGCCACGCGGCATCGTTACGCTGCTGGAGCGTTATCAGATTGATACTTTCGGCCTGAACGCCGTGGTGGTGGGTGCCTCCAATATCGTTGGCCGCCCGATGAGCATGGAACTATTGCTCGCCGGTTGTACCACCACCGTGACTCATCGCTTCACCAAAAACCTGCGTCAGCACATTGAAAATGCCGATCTGCTGGTGGTTGCCGTTGGCAAGCCCGGCTTTATTCCCGGCGAATGGATTAAGCCTGGCGCCATCGTGATTGATGTCGGTATCAACCGTCTGGAAAGCGGCAAAGTGGTCGGCGATGTCGATTTTGACCAGGCCTCAACGCGTGCGGCCTGGATTACCCCAGTACCGGGCGGCGTAGGTCCGATGACCGTTGCCACACTGATCCAGAACACCCTGCAAGCCTGTGAAAGCAACGACGATGGAGTATCAGCATAA
- a CDS encoding DUF1493 family protein encodes MKSDSNEQLREYILEHLPKVTTLFKQVVISDDEPLQETFESEDLAALVEDLSVEINVNCENFNMLRYFPWKTKSVFNRDPDNSSKAPLTLKMFIESAKAGYWLYD; translated from the coding sequence GTGAAGAGCGATAGCAATGAGCAACTCCGGGAATACATTCTTGAACATCTACCAAAAGTGACAACCCTGTTTAAACAAGTCGTCATTTCTGATGATGAGCCGTTACAGGAAACTTTCGAAAGTGAAGACCTGGCGGCACTGGTAGAAGATTTATCGGTTGAGATTAATGTCAATTGCGAAAATTTCAATATGCTCAGGTATTTCCCGTGGAAAACGAAATCAGTTTTTAACAGGGACCCCGATAATTCCAGCAAAGCACCTTTAACACTCAAAATGTTTATTGAGTCAGCTAAAGCAGGATACTGGCTTTATGACTAA
- the hxsD gene encoding His-Xaa-Ser system protein HxsD encodes MTKMIRKTVCSEWVIRNILYWMSNVTRWKLDEGDEHWLVLFEPFNDEVEFEFERLLNDYKLREKLQAHTGHVRSSIIDNVLRSIDSRLAE; translated from the coding sequence ATGACAAAAATGATAAGAAAAACAGTGTGTTCTGAATGGGTGATCAGAAACATCCTTTACTGGATGAGTAATGTCACTCGCTGGAAGCTTGATGAAGGCGATGAGCACTGGCTCGTGTTGTTCGAACCTTTCAATGATGAGGTTGAGTTCGAGTTTGAACGGCTCCTTAATGACTACAAGCTCAGGGAGAAGCTTCAGGCACACACGGGGCACGTCAGGTCTTCAATCATCGACAATGTTCTGAGGAGCATCGATTCGAGACTTGCCGAATGA
- the purK gene encoding 5-(carboxyamino)imidazole ribonucleotide synthase, protein MKPVCILGNGQLGRMLRQAGEPLGIAVYPVGLDAEPQTLPMAQSVITAEIERWPETALTRELADHRAFVNRDIFPLLADRLTQKQLLDRLGLATAPWQLLSAADQWAQVFTTLGELAIVKRRTGGYDGRGQWRLRASETATLPGECYGECIVERGINFSGEMSLVGARGHDGSTVFYPLTHNLHQDGILRTSVMLPDVDAQHQQQAERMLSAIMHELNYVGVMAMECFVVPEGLLINELAPRVHNSGHWTQNGASISQFELHLRAILDLPLPTPVVNTPAVMVNLIGTDINTAWLREPLVHLHWYDKEVRAGRKVGHLNLADASPLALGTALNALVPMLPAEYASGIAWAVDKLA, encoded by the coding sequence ATGAAACCGGTCTGCATTTTAGGTAACGGTCAGCTCGGGCGCATGCTGCGCCAGGCCGGGGAGCCGCTGGGGATCGCCGTTTATCCGGTCGGCCTTGACGCCGAGCCGCAGACGCTGCCGATGGCGCAAAGCGTCATCACCGCCGAAATCGAGCGCTGGCCGGAAACCGCGTTGACGCGCGAGCTTGCCGATCATCGCGCCTTTGTTAATCGCGATATTTTCCCGCTGCTGGCGGATCGCCTGACGCAGAAACAGCTGCTTGACCGGCTTGGCCTGGCAACGGCACCCTGGCAGCTCTTATCCGCTGCCGACCAGTGGGCGCAGGTGTTCACTACCCTCGGCGAACTGGCAATCGTTAAACGCCGTACCGGCGGCTACGACGGGCGTGGCCAGTGGCGTCTGCGCGCCAGCGAAACCGCTACGCTGCCCGGCGAATGCTACGGCGAATGTATCGTCGAACGGGGCATCAACTTCTCGGGTGAAATGTCGCTGGTGGGCGCGCGCGGCCACGACGGCAGCACGGTGTTCTACCCGCTGACCCATAACCTGCATCAGGACGGCATACTGCGTACCAGCGTGATGCTGCCAGACGTCGATGCGCAGCACCAGCAGCAGGCGGAACGCATGCTGTCGGCGATTATGCATGAGCTGAACTACGTTGGCGTGATGGCGATGGAGTGCTTCGTGGTGCCGGAAGGTCTGCTGATCAATGAGCTGGCTCCGAGGGTGCATAACAGTGGTCACTGGACGCAGAACGGCGCGTCCATCAGCCAGTTTGAACTGCATCTGCGCGCCATTCTCGATCTGCCGCTGCCCACCCCGGTGGTCAATACCCCGGCAGTGATGGTCAACCTGATCGGCACCGACATCAATACCGCGTGGCTCAGGGAGCCGCTGGTGCATTTGCATTGGTACGACAAAGAGGTGCGCGCCGGGCGTAAGGTCGGCCACCTGAATCTGGCAGACGCCAGCCCGCTGGCACTTGGCACCGCGCTCAATGCGCTGGTGCCAATGCTGCCTGCGGAATATGCCAGCGGTATTGCCTGGGCCGTGGATAAACTTGCTTAA
- the purE gene encoding 5-(carboxyamino)imidazole ribonucleotide mutase, giving the protein MSSNAAPARIAIVMGSKSDWATMQFAAEVLTSLDIPFHCEVVSAHRTPDKLFSFAESATDNGYQVIIAGAGGAAHLPGMLAAKTRVPVLGVPVQSAALSGVDSLYSIVQMPRGIPVGTLAIGKAGAANAALLAAQILALHDSGLALRLADWRQAQTDEVLNHPDPREEA; this is encoded by the coding sequence ATGTCATCCAACGCCGCACCGGCCCGCATTGCTATTGTTATGGGTTCAAAAAGTGACTGGGCCACCATGCAATTTGCTGCGGAAGTCCTCACCAGTCTGGACATTCCGTTTCACTGTGAAGTGGTGTCCGCCCACCGCACGCCAGACAAGCTGTTCAGCTTTGCCGAAAGTGCCACGGATAACGGGTATCAGGTGATTATTGCCGGGGCAGGCGGCGCGGCGCATCTGCCGGGTATGCTGGCAGCGAAAACGCGGGTGCCGGTACTCGGCGTGCCGGTACAGAGCGCCGCGCTAAGCGGGGTAGACAGCCTGTATTCCATCGTCCAAATGCCGCGCGGCATTCCGGTAGGCACGCTGGCGATTGGTAAAGCCGGGGCAGCCAACGCCGCCCTGCTGGCGGCGCAGATCCTCGCGCTGCACGACAGCGGCCTGGCGCTGCGCCTGGCGGACTGGCGACAGGCGCAGACTGACGAGGTGCTGAACCATCCGGACCCCCGGGAGGAAGCATGA
- a CDS encoding STM2901 family protein: MDTVEELNGTYFFNGLSKLSSEEFLFWVMVDEMLKQLGVQDVIGVASIILGNNIIGIPGKPITATPGTSPASLYFRKHLSYKFRTRVLPTLTKKSFSMRGIKIFWVNNLGSFAGRAVPVLGWVVLAVDVTMISYHTVNRYNTIARPEDKIW; the protein is encoded by the coding sequence ATGGACACAGTAGAAGAACTTAACGGAACGTATTTTTTTAACGGGCTTAGTAAGCTTAGCTCAGAGGAGTTTCTTTTCTGGGTAATGGTAGATGAGATGCTCAAGCAATTGGGCGTACAAGACGTAATTGGTGTCGCGTCAATAATTCTGGGAAACAACATTATCGGCATTCCCGGAAAACCCATAACTGCTACGCCCGGCACTTCACCAGCTTCGCTTTATTTTCGCAAACATTTGAGCTACAAATTTCGTACCAGAGTCCTGCCAACTCTTACCAAAAAATCATTTTCTATGAGAGGCATAAAGATTTTCTGGGTTAACAACTTAGGTTCATTCGCTGGCAGAGCAGTACCTGTTCTTGGATGGGTAGTTCTGGCTGTGGATGTCACGATGATTAGTTATCATACGGTTAACAGGTACAACACCATCGCACGCCCGGAGGATAAAATCTGGTGA
- the lpxH gene encoding UDP-2,3-diacylglucosamine diphosphatase, which produces MPHTLFIADLHLCREEPAITAGFLQFLHHQAQHADALYILGDLFEAWIGDDDPNPLHAQIAHALRQLSIPCYFIHGNRDFLLGKRFARSAAMTLLPEEQVLELYGKRLLVMHGDTLCTDDSGYQRFRQKVQQRWLQKLFLALPLLIRQRIALKMRDGSKQANSSKDMAIMDVNQQAVIKTMCRHNTPLLIHGHTHRPAVHPLEINGQPAQRLVLGAWHQQGSMIRVSSDEIRLISFPF; this is translated from the coding sequence ATGCCGCACACGCTGTTTATCGCAGATCTCCATCTGTGTCGTGAAGAACCGGCAATCACTGCCGGTTTTCTGCAATTTTTGCACCATCAAGCACAGCACGCTGATGCGCTGTATATTCTTGGTGACCTGTTTGAAGCCTGGATTGGTGACGACGATCCCAATCCGCTGCACGCGCAGATCGCCCACGCGCTGCGTCAGCTCAGCATCCCCTGCTACTTTATTCACGGTAATCGCGACTTTCTGTTGGGCAAGCGCTTTGCCCGCTCGGCCGCAATGACGCTGCTGCCGGAAGAACAGGTGCTGGAACTGTACGGCAAGCGCCTGCTTGTCATGCACGGCGACACGCTGTGCACTGACGATAGCGGTTACCAACGGTTTCGTCAGAAGGTGCAGCAGCGCTGGCTGCAAAAGCTGTTCCTCGCCCTGCCGCTGTTGATACGCCAGCGTATCGCGTTAAAAATGCGTGACGGTAGCAAACAGGCTAACAGCAGTAAGGATATGGCGATTATGGACGTTAATCAGCAGGCGGTGATCAAAACAATGTGTCGCCACAATACCCCGCTGTTAATCCACGGCCATACGCATCGTCCGGCGGTACACCCGCTTGAAATCAACGGCCAGCCGGCGCAGCGTCTGGTATTGGGAGCCTGGCACCAGCAAGGCTCCATGATCCGGGTCAGCAGTGACGAGATCAGGCTGATTTCCTTCCCGTTCTGA
- the ppiB gene encoding peptidylprolyl isomerase B produces MVTFQTNHGDIVIKTFDDKAPATVKNFLEYCREGFYDNTIFHRVINGFMIQGGGFEPGMKQKDTKDEIRNEASNGLKNTKGTLAMARTQAPHSATAQFFINVADNDFLNFRDESLQGWGYCVFAEVVEGMDVVEKIKAVSTGRSGMHQDVPKDDVIIQKVTVSE; encoded by the coding sequence ATGGTTACTTTCCAGACTAATCATGGCGATATCGTCATCAAAACTTTTGATGATAAAGCCCCGGCTACCGTAAAAAACTTCCTTGAGTACTGCCGCGAAGGCTTTTACGACAACACCATCTTTCACCGTGTGATCAACGGTTTTATGATCCAGGGCGGTGGTTTTGAGCCAGGCATGAAGCAGAAAGACACCAAAGACGAGATCCGTAACGAAGCCAGCAACGGCCTGAAAAATACCAAAGGCACCCTGGCAATGGCGCGCACTCAGGCTCCACACTCTGCCACTGCCCAGTTCTTTATCAACGTGGCAGACAACGACTTCCTGAACTTCCGTGACGAAAGCCTGCAGGGCTGGGGCTACTGCGTGTTCGCTGAAGTGGTTGAAGGAATGGACGTGGTTGAGAAAATCAAAGCCGTCTCTACCGGCCGCAGCGGCATGCACCAGGATGTGCCGAAAGATGACGTGATCATTCAGAAAGTGACCGTCAGCGAATAA
- the hxsC gene encoding His-Xaa-Ser system radical SAM maturase HxsC, giving the protein MSISPLFRWPNSVNHFNRLCKSKPENPQFYLPNLLVTETELDSRLPAYFADSVVSKELFDSIEDGDIGIVNNGNMLRVILSRRANHNTVLVTERCNNSCLFCSQPPKAGNDDWLLNQSALAIASFSLNGVVGVSGGEPLLYGEDFLHFLDFIIENSPDTALHVLTNGRKFADVSFTQQMKERSDKIKITFGIPLYSSRATVHDYLVGSEGAFDETVRGLINAGNSGINIELRIIPTQTNYTELDDIVEFAGRVFSNINQISLMGLESIGWARKNWSSIFIEHDCYSEKILSALDTAHRSGIPFTIFNYPLCHLPERVWGFATQSISDWKNYYPKECDECTQKSSCAGYFSSSKGRFHQPPRPII; this is encoded by the coding sequence GTGAGCATATCACCTCTGTTCAGATGGCCAAATTCAGTAAACCACTTCAATCGCCTGTGCAAATCAAAGCCCGAAAATCCTCAGTTTTATCTGCCAAATTTGCTTGTTACTGAAACTGAACTCGATTCCAGACTTCCAGCATATTTTGCAGACTCGGTTGTAAGCAAAGAACTTTTCGATTCTATAGAAGATGGTGACATTGGCATCGTCAACAACGGCAACATGCTCCGGGTGATTCTGTCTCGTAGAGCGAACCATAACACTGTTCTTGTCACTGAAAGGTGCAATAACAGTTGCCTGTTTTGTTCTCAGCCTCCAAAAGCGGGAAACGATGACTGGCTTCTTAACCAGTCCGCTCTCGCTATCGCTTCCTTCTCACTCAATGGAGTTGTGGGAGTGAGCGGGGGAGAGCCTTTGCTATATGGCGAAGACTTCCTGCATTTTCTGGATTTCATCATCGAAAACTCCCCTGACACAGCACTACATGTTTTAACCAATGGGCGGAAGTTTGCAGATGTCAGCTTTACCCAGCAGATGAAAGAACGAAGCGATAAGATCAAAATCACTTTTGGCATTCCGCTTTATTCTTCAAGAGCAACAGTGCATGACTACCTGGTCGGAAGCGAGGGTGCATTTGATGAAACGGTCAGGGGACTTATAAATGCCGGTAACTCAGGTATCAACATCGAACTGAGAATCATCCCTACTCAGACTAACTACACAGAGCTTGATGACATCGTAGAGTTTGCTGGTCGTGTTTTCTCCAACATTAACCAGATCTCCCTGATGGGGCTGGAGTCGATTGGATGGGCCCGCAAGAACTGGTCATCAATCTTCATTGAACATGACTGCTATAGCGAAAAGATTCTCTCGGCTTTAGACACCGCACACAGGTCAGGTATCCCTTTTACCATCTTCAACTATCCACTATGCCATCTTCCCGAAAGAGTTTGGGGTTTTGCAACACAGTCGATCTCTGACTGGAAAAATTACTATCCAAAAGAATGTGATGAATGCACTCAGAAGTCTTCCTGTGCTGGTTATTTCAGTTCATCAAAAGGCCGTTTTCATCAACCTCCGAGACCAATAATATGA
- a CDS encoding IS3 family transposase (programmed frameshift), which translates to MKRRNFSPEFKRESAQLVVDQNYTVSDAAKAMDVGLSTMTKWVKQLRDERQGKTPKASPITPEQIEIRELKKKLQRIEMENEIFKKGYRALDVRLPERFSIIGKLRARYPVATLCHVFGVHRSSYKYWKNRPEKPDGRRAVLRSQVLELHGISHGSAGARSIATMATQRGYQMGRWLAGRLMKELGLVSRQQPTHRYKRGGHEHVAIPNHLERQFAVTEPNQVWCGDVTYIWTGKRWVYLAVVLDLFARKPVGWAMSFSPDSRLTMKALEMAWETRGKPAGVMFHSDQGSHYTSRQFRQLLWRYRIRQSMSRRGNCWDNSPMERFFRSLKNEWVPVTGYVSFSDATHAITDYIVGYYSALRPHEYNGGLPPNESENRYWKNSNAVASFC; encoded by the exons ATGAAAAGAAGAAATTTTAGTCCTGAATTCAAACGTGAATCCGCTCAGTTGGTTGTTGATCAAAACTACACCGTCTCTGATGCCGCTAAGGCTATGGATGTCGGTCTTTCCACGATGACAAAATGGGTCAAGCAACTGCGTGATGAGCGGCAGGGCAAAACACCAAAAGCCTCTCCGATAACACCGGAACAAATCGAAATACGTGAGCTGAAGAAAAAGCTACAACGTATTGAAATGGAAAACGAAATAT TTAAAAAAGGCTACCGCGCTCTTGATGTCAGACTCCCTGAACGGTTCTCGATAATCGGGAAACTCAGGGCGCGTTATCCTGTGGCCACTCTCTGCCATGTGTTTGGGGTTCATCGCAGCAGCTATAAATACTGGAAAAATCGTCCTGAAAAACCAGACGGCAGACGGGCTGTGTTACGAAGTCAGGTACTTGAGCTACATGGCATCAGCCACGGTTCGGCCGGAGCAAGAAGCATCGCCACAATGGCAACCCAGAGAGGCTATCAGATGGGGCGCTGGCTTGCTGGCCGGCTCATGAAAGAACTGGGGCTGGTCAGTCGCCAGCAGCCGACTCACCGGTATAAGCGTGGCGGTCATGAACACGTTGCTATCCCGAATCACCTTGAGCGACAGTTCGCCGTAACAGAGCCAAACCAGGTGTGGTGCGGTGATGTGACCTATATCTGGACAGGCAAACGCTGGGTATACCTCGCTGTTGTTCTCGACCTGTTTGCAAGAAAGCCAGTGGGCTGGGCAATGTCGTTCTCGCCGGACAGTAGACTCACCATGAAAGCACTGGAAATGGCATGGGAAACTCGCGGTAAGCCCGCAGGAGTGATGTTCCACAGCGATCAGGGCAGTCATTATACGAGCAGGCAGTTCCGGCAGTTACTGTGGCGCTACCGGATCAGGCAGAGTATGAGCCGGCGTGGAAACTGTTGGGATAATAGCCCAATGGAACGCTTCTTTCGGAGTCTGAAAAACGAATGGGTGCCAGTGACAGGTTACGTAAGCTTCAGCGATGCGACTCACGCCATAACGGACTACATCGTTGGATATTACAGCGCACTCAGGCCGCACGAATATAATGGTGGGTTGCCACCAAACGAATCAGAAAATCGATACTGGAAAAACTCTAACGCGGTGGCCAGTTTTTGTTGA
- the cysS gene encoding cysteine--tRNA ligase, whose translation MLKIYNTLSRQKEEFKPIHAGNIGMYVCGITVYDLCHIGHGRTFAAFDVVARYLRYSGYQLKYVRNITDIDDKIIKRANENGESIERLTNRMIDEMHKDFAALNILPPDLEPRATRHIAEIIELVEKLITREHAYVASNGDVMFSVDSDPQYGSLSRQDLDQLQAGARVEVAADVKRNPMDFVLWKMSKADEPGWASPWGNGRPGWHIECSAMNCKQLSEHFDIHGGGSDLMFPHHENEIAQSTCAHDGPYVNYWMHSGMVMIDREKMSKSLNNFFTVRDVLQHYDAETVRYFLMSGHYRSQLNYGEDNLNQARSALERLYIALRNTDTRATPAGGEEFEARFREAMDDDFNTPEAYSALFDLAREVNRMKGEDPAAADGLAARLRVLGGVLGLLEQDPQQFLQSGVNINDEEVAQIEALIQMRIDARKEKNWAQADVARDRLNEMGIVLEDGAGGTRWRRK comes from the coding sequence ATGCTAAAGATTTACAACACCCTGAGTCGTCAAAAAGAGGAATTTAAACCCATACATGCCGGTAACATCGGCATGTACGTGTGTGGCATTACCGTTTACGACCTGTGTCATATCGGCCACGGCAGAACCTTTGCCGCTTTTGATGTTGTGGCGCGTTATCTGCGTTACAGTGGTTATCAGCTGAAATATGTGCGTAACATCACCGATATAGATGACAAAATCATCAAACGCGCGAACGAAAACGGCGAATCTATCGAGCGGTTGACCAATCGCATGATCGACGAAATGCATAAAGACTTCGCCGCGCTGAACATTCTGCCGCCGGATCTGGAGCCACGCGCCACGCGCCATATTGCAGAGATTATCGAACTGGTCGAGAAGCTGATTACCCGTGAGCATGCTTATGTTGCCAGCAATGGCGATGTGATGTTCTCCGTTGACAGCGATCCGCAATACGGTTCGTTGTCGCGTCAGGATCTGGATCAGCTTCAGGCCGGCGCTCGCGTTGAGGTGGCTGCCGATGTGAAGCGTAACCCGATGGACTTTGTGCTGTGGAAGATGTCCAAAGCAGATGAACCTGGCTGGGCTTCCCCGTGGGGCAACGGCCGTCCGGGCTGGCATATTGAGTGTTCGGCAATGAACTGCAAACAGCTGAGTGAGCACTTCGATATTCACGGCGGCGGTTCTGACCTGATGTTCCCACACCACGAGAATGAGATCGCCCAGTCCACCTGTGCTCATGATGGCCCGTATGTGAACTACTGGATGCACTCCGGCATGGTGATGATTGACCGTGAAAAAATGTCGAAATCGCTGAACAACTTCTTTACCGTGCGCGATGTGCTGCAGCACTACGATGCGGAGACGGTGCGCTACTTCCTGATGTCCGGCCACTATCGCAGCCAGCTAAACTACGGCGAAGATAACCTCAACCAGGCGCGTTCGGCGCTGGAGCGCCTGTATATTGCGCTGCGTAACACCGATACCCGCGCCACTCCGGCCGGCGGCGAAGAGTTTGAGGCGCGCTTTCGCGAGGCGATGGATGACGACTTCAATACCCCGGAAGCCTATTCGGCGCTGTTTGATTTAGCGCGAGAAGTCAACCGCATGAAGGGGGAAGATCCGGCGGCAGCGGATGGCCTGGCGGCGCGCCTGCGCGTGTTGGGCGGCGTGCTTGGCCTGCTGGAGCAGGATCCGCAGCAGTTCCTGCAAAGCGGTGTCAATATCAATGATGAAGAAGTGGCGCAGATCGAAGCGCTAATCCAGATGCGTATCGATGCGCGTAAAGAGAAAAACTGGGCGCAGGCCGACGTGGCGCGTGACCGTCTGAACGAGATGGGCATTGTGCTGGAGGACGGTGCCGGTGGTACCCGCTGGCGCCGCAAATAA